A stretch of the Gossypium hirsutum isolate 1008001.06 chromosome D07, Gossypium_hirsutum_v2.1, whole genome shotgun sequence genome encodes the following:
- the LOC107933971 gene encoding 40S ribosomal protein S8 has protein sequence MGISRDSMHKRRATGGKKKAWRKKRKYELGRQPANTKLSSNKTVRRIRVRGGNVKWRALRLDTGNYSWGSEAVTRKTRILDVVYNASNNELVRTQTLVKSAIVQVDAAPFKQWYLQHYGVDIGRKKKTAAKKEATEDGEVAAEETKKSNHVLRKLEKRQKERTLDAHIEEQFGSGRLLACISSRPGQCGRADGYILEGKELEFYMKKIQRKKGKGAGAA, from the exons ATGG gtATTTCCAGGGATTCCATGCACAAGAGGCGTGCCACtggtggcaagaagaaggcttGGAGGAAGAAGCGAAA GTATGAACTTGGTCGTCAGCCAGCAAATACTAAGCTCTCTAGCAACAAGACTGTAAGGAGAATCCGTGTTAGAGGAGGCAATGTGAAGTGGAGGGCATTGAGATTGGATACAGGCAACTATTCATGGGGTAGCGAAGCTGTCACCCGCAAGACCCGTATTCTTGATGTGGTATATAATGCCTCAAACAATGAGCTTGTCAGGACACAGACCCTCGTAAAGAGTGCTATTGTTCAAGTGGATGCTGCTCCCTTTAAGCAATGGTACCTTCAACACTATGGTGTTGATATTGGGAGGAAGAAGAAGACAGCAGCTAAGAAGGAAGCTACTGAG GACGGAGAAGTTGCTGCCGAGGAAACTAAGAAGAGTAACCATGTGCTAAGGAAGCTTGAGAAGCGCCAGAAGGAACGTACACTTGATGCTCACATTGAAGAACAATTTGGCTCTGGTAGATTGTTGGCATGCATTTCTTCCCGACCAGGTCAATGTGGCAGAGCTGATGG atACATATTGGAGGGTAAAGAGCTAGAATTCTATATGAAGAAAATCCAAAGGAAGAAGGGCAAGGGCGCTGGAGCTGCTTAG